From Micromonospora sp. NBC_01699, a single genomic window includes:
- a CDS encoding phosphoribosylaminoimidazolesuccinocarboxamide synthase — protein MELLHSGKVRDVYADGDDLILVASDRVSVYDAVLPTPIPDKGKLLTALSLWWFEQLADIVPNHIISATDVPAEWAGRAIRVRRLEMVQVECIARGYLTGLGLKEYERDGSVSGVELPRGLGEASILPEPIFTPTTKAPLGEHDEFMTFADVVDKVGAETAERLRQITVDVYCRGAELAAERGILVADTKLEFGWAPDGTLILADEVLTSDSSRFWPAESYQPGREQFSLGKQFVRDWAVSTGWDKKPPAPELPEEIVAATRARYVDVYERLTGRQW, from the coding sequence GTGGAACTGCTGCACTCTGGCAAGGTACGAGACGTCTACGCGGACGGTGACGACCTGATCCTGGTCGCCTCCGACCGGGTGTCGGTCTACGACGCGGTCCTGCCGACGCCGATTCCGGACAAGGGCAAGCTGCTCACCGCGCTCTCGCTGTGGTGGTTCGAGCAGCTCGCCGACATCGTGCCGAACCACATCATCTCCGCCACCGACGTCCCGGCTGAGTGGGCCGGGCGGGCGATCCGGGTCCGGCGGCTGGAGATGGTGCAGGTCGAGTGCATCGCTCGGGGCTACCTGACCGGCCTGGGCCTCAAGGAGTACGAGCGCGACGGCTCGGTCTCCGGGGTCGAGCTGCCGCGTGGGCTCGGCGAGGCGTCGATCCTGCCCGAGCCGATTTTCACGCCGACGACGAAGGCACCGCTCGGTGAGCACGACGAGTTCATGACCTTCGCCGACGTGGTCGACAAGGTCGGCGCGGAGACCGCCGAGCGGCTGCGGCAGATCACCGTGGACGTCTACTGCCGGGGCGCCGAGCTGGCCGCCGAGCGCGGCATCCTGGTGGCCGACACCAAGCTGGAGTTCGGCTGGGCGCCGGACGGCACCCTGATCCTCGCCGACGAGGTGCTCACCTCCGACTCGTCGCGGTTCTGGCCGGCGGAGTCGTACCAGCCGGGACGGGAGCAGTTCTCCCTCGGCAAGCAGTTCGTCCGGGACTGGGCGGTCAGCACCGGCTGGGACAAGAAGCCGCCCGCGCCGGAGCTGCCGGAGGAGATCGTCGCGGCCACCCGCGCCCGCTACGTCGACGTCTACGAACGGCTCACCGGCCGCCAGTGGTGA